A single genomic interval of Patescibacteria group bacterium harbors:
- the rplJ gene encoding 50S ribosomal protein L10: MPKTRAQKQVILDGLTEKAKKAKSVVFAKFNKLLVKENEDLRHRLKAEGGEYYVAKKTLFNLAFKNNQQEIDFKTMDGQVAAIFGYQDEVAPAKVVDTFRKEMEEPKIFFLGGILENKFISKEMVESLAKLPSRKELYAKLVGSMNAPVSGFVNVLAGNLRGLVTCLKAIGEKKA, from the coding sequence ATGCCTAAAACAAGAGCGCAAAAGCAGGTGATTCTGGATGGGTTGACCGAAAAGGCAAAGAAGGCCAAGTCCGTTGTTTTCGCCAAGTTCAACAAATTGCTGGTCAAGGAAAACGAGGATCTGCGCCATCGCCTCAAGGCCGAAGGCGGCGAATATTATGTCGCCAAAAAGACTTTATTCAATCTGGCTTTCAAAAACAATCAGCAAGAGATTGATTTTAAAACCATGGACGGCCAAGTCGCGGCGATCTTCGGCTATCAAGACGAAGTTGCTCCGGCCAAAGTCGTGGATACTTTCCGCAAGGAAATGGAAGAGCCGAAGATATTTTTCTTGGGCGGAATTTTGGAGAATAAATTCATTTCCAAAGAGATGGTGGAAAGCCTGGCCAAGCTTCCTTCCAGGAAGGAATTATACGCCAAGCTGGTCGGCTCGATGAACGCTCCGGTTTCCGGTTTCGTCAATGTCTTGGCTGGCAATTTACGCGGCTTAGTCACTTGTTTGAAAGCGATTGGCGAGAAGAAAGCTTAA
- a CDS encoding AtpZ/AtpI family protein, whose amino-acid sequence MERENDEKSGGVKNFALGMALYSSASILGPIIFFGVIGYFLDKAYNGKHLILLVSVFIAFIISNILIFRKTFAVMAELKKFHGNGKNGYDDDSDDWR is encoded by the coding sequence ATGGAGCGAGAAAATGACGAAAAATCCGGTGGTGTAAAAAATTTTGCTCTTGGAATGGCGCTTTATAGCAGCGCTTCAATTCTGGGACCGATAATTTTTTTTGGCGTTATCGGTTATTTTTTGGATAAGGCTTATAACGGCAAACATTTGATCCTGTTGGTTTCCGTTTTCATCGCTTTTATTATCAGCAATATCTTAATCTTCCGCAAAACTTTCGCGGTCATGGCTGAACTGAAAAAATTCCACGGCAACGGCAAGAACGGATATGATGACGATAGTGATGACTGGCGGTGA
- a CDS encoding F0F1 ATP synthase subunit A, which yields MKLEISIAPEAVFHIGSFPVTNSFLLMIGVTLFLIVCVIVLNKKIRMVPKGFQNLVEMLFEGALDFVDTIMLDKEKSRKVFPFVFSLFIFILVANLVNFIPGQSALTINEGGKFVPVLRGVMADYGMVFVLTMISFITVQVVGVMMCGPFGYLGKFFNFHSPIKLFVGMLELVGEFAKILSLSFRLFGNIFAGEVLLSVFLFLFPFLLPLPFLALELITAVIQAFVFAVLTLVFIKMAGETAESH from the coding sequence ATGAAATTAGAGATTTCCATAGCTCCAGAAGCAGTATTTCACATCGGTTCCTTTCCCGTAACCAATTCTTTTTTATTGATGATTGGCGTAACTTTATTTTTGATCGTCTGTGTAATCGTTTTGAATAAAAAGATCAGGATGGTGCCGAAAGGTTTTCAGAATCTGGTCGAGATGCTTTTTGAAGGCGCGCTGGATTTTGTCGATACGATTATGCTGGATAAGGAGAAGTCGCGCAAGGTTTTTCCCTTCGTTTTTTCCTTGTTTATCTTCATTTTAGTCGCTAATCTGGTTAATTTTATTCCCGGGCAGTCGGCTTTGACTATTAATGAAGGAGGAAAATTCGTTCCGGTGTTGCGCGGCGTGATGGCGGATTATGGCATGGTTTTCGTCCTGACGATGATTTCTTTCATCACGGTGCAGGTTGTCGGCGTGATGATGTGCGGGCCGTTCGGCTATCTGGGAAAATTTTTCAATTTCCACAGTCCGATCAAGCTTTTTGTCGGAATGCTCGAGCTGGTCGGAGAATTTGCCAAGATCTTATCCCTATCTTTCCGTTTATTTGGAAATATTTTCGCCGGTGAAGTCTTACTGTCAGTATTTTTATTTTTATTTCCGTTCTTATTGCCCTTGCCGTTCTTGGCTCTGGAATTGATCACGGCCGTCATCCAAGCTTTCGTCTTTGCCGTTTTGACGCTGGTGTTTATAAAAATGGCTGGCGAAACCGCCGAGTCACATTGA
- the gpmI gene encoding 2,3-bisphosphoglycerate-independent phosphoglycerate mutase: MEEKRKKRPIVLVILDGWGEWDIEKGNPVVKSKLPLIDKLNAHYPKTYLQASGMAVGLPWGVRGNSEVGHQTIGSGQIVFQFLPTITTAIGEGSFFKNEALLGAFAWAKKNNSNLHVLGLLSDGAVHSHIEHLFALLEMAKKNEVKEVYIHAVTDGRDTHPQSAKKYLSMLENKISEIGIGKISTLSGRYFTMDRNNNWDRVEKAFLAITAGIGVKEKNPHEAVDNQYARGIFDEYLEPVILTGDNEDPVCLVKDNDALICFNFRKDRSRQITKAFVLPGFKEFKQAKPPANIKYVCFAQYEENLPAEVAFEEQQITVRLGEILSKNWKRQLRISETEKYAHVTYFFNGGMEEPFFYEDRILVPSKQVKSYADAPEMSATEITEKLVEAMNKNNYDFILVNYANSDMVGHTGNYNAAVKALQHVDGCLEKLIEAVFAKGGELIITADHGNVEEMLNIYTGEPDTQHSKNVVPCWYVAPDSWIESQEKPKKIEAGGLLVDLAPTILDLLGFEKHSAMVGSSLIKQFKRQQPEVEEEI; this comes from the coding sequence ATGGAAGAAAAAAGGAAGAAAAGACCAATAGTACTAGTCATTTTAGATGGTTGGGGCGAGTGGGATATTGAAAAAGGCAATCCGGTCGTTAAGTCTAAATTGCCTTTGATCGATAAATTGAACGCCCACTATCCAAAAACTTATCTGCAAGCGTCAGGCATGGCGGTCGGCTTGCCTTGGGGCGTACGGGGCAATTCCGAAGTCGGGCATCAGACTATCGGCTCGGGCCAGATCGTCTTTCAATTTTTGCCGACGATCACCACCGCGATCGGCGAGGGATCTTTTTTTAAGAATGAAGCATTGCTCGGCGCTTTTGCCTGGGCGAAAAAAAATAATTCCAATCTGCACGTCCTGGGCTTATTGAGCGACGGAGCGGTTCATTCCCACATCGAACATCTGTTCGCGCTTTTGGAAATGGCCAAAAAAAACGAGGTCAAGGAAGTTTATATCCATGCCGTGACTGATGGCCGCGATACTCATCCGCAAAGCGCCAAAAAATATTTGAGCATGCTGGAAAATAAGATCAGCGAGATCGGCATCGGCAAAATCAGTACTCTAAGCGGCCGCTATTTTACCATGGACCGGAATAATAATTGGGACAGGGTGGAAAAAGCATTTTTAGCGATAACTGCCGGCATCGGGGTCAAGGAAAAAAATCCGCATGAGGCGGTTGATAATCAGTATGCCCGCGGAATTTTTGACGAATATTTGGAACCGGTAATTTTAACCGGCGACAATGAGGACCCGGTTTGCTTGGTTAAAGATAACGACGCGCTGATCTGTTTTAATTTCCGCAAAGATCGTTCCCGGCAGATCACCAAGGCGTTTGTCCTGCCTGGTTTCAAAGAATTCAAACAGGCCAAGCCGCCGGCCAACATTAAATACGTTTGTTTTGCCCAATATGAGGAAAATTTGCCGGCTGAAGTGGCGTTCGAGGAACAGCAAATAACCGTGCGCTTGGGCGAAATATTGTCAAAAAATTGGAAAAGGCAATTGCGCATTTCCGAAACGGAAAAATACGCCCATGTCACTTATTTTTTCAATGGGGGGATGGAAGAGCCGTTTTTTTACGAGGACCGGATACTCGTCCCTTCCAAGCAAGTTAAATCTTATGCCGACGCGCCGGAAATGAGCGCCACGGAGATTACGGAAAAATTGGTCGAAGCGATGAATAAAAATAATTATGATTTTATTCTGGTCAATTACGCCAATTCCGATATGGTCGGGCATACGGGAAATTATAACGCGGCCGTCAAGGCGCTCCAGCATGTCGATGGCTGTTTGGAAAAATTAATTGAAGCCGTGTTTGCCAAAGGAGGGGAGTTGATTATTACCGCCGATCACGGCAATGTCGAAGAAATGTTGAATATTTATACGGGCGAACCTGATACCCAGCATTCCAAAAATGTCGTGCCTTGCTGGTACGTGGCTCCTGATAGTTGGATCGAAAGTCAGGAAAAACCCAAAAAGATTGAAGCGGGCGGATTGCTGGTTGATCTGGCGCCGACGATCCTGGATCTCCTGGGTTTTGAAAAACATTCGGCCATGGTCGGCTCGAGCCTGATCAAGCAATTCAAGAGGCAGCAGCCGGAGGTTGAAGAAGAAATTTGA
- a CDS encoding ferredoxin: MVIKVDRDKCIGCGRCTEVCPDTFKLDETGKSTVIGANHECALSAADQCPVEAIFVEE, encoded by the coding sequence ATGGTTATCAAAGTCGACCGAGATAAATGCATCGGCTGCGGCCGCTGCACCGAAGTTTGCCCGGATACTTTTAAATTGGACGAGACGGGCAAGTCCACCGTCATCGGCGCCAACCACGAATGCGCCCTGTCTGCCGCCGACCAATGCCCGGTAGAAGCAATTTTTGTAGAAGAATAG
- a CDS encoding aldolase, whose amino-acid sequence MQKIHVPYTVPKAKRAEYLKNWEIATRGTGKLFMFACDQKVEHLNDDFVGPGISPEVADPRHFFEIAKKAHIGVLGSQLGLIAKYADLCPKVPLIIKANSKTNIIKKTERDPFSNRWLAMEDIIDFKKDSGLNIVGVGYTVYIGSEFESESFGQAARIIYKAHQEGMLAIVWMYPRGKAVKDETDIHLLAGGAGVAVCLGADFVKISYPYDKPTIETAKKFREVVTAAGRSQVIPIGGSKMPEKKFLQQIHNQINISGTRGVAVGRNIFQRPLEEAIRMADAIAAVTLYDYPVEKAYKIFLGKDKLIGKKRPALSSIKEILNTPLL is encoded by the coding sequence ATGCAAAAAATCCATGTCCCTTATACCGTGCCTAAGGCTAAACGAGCTGAATACTTAAAAAATTGGGAAATTGCCACCCGGGGCACGGGAAAATTATTTATGTTCGCCTGCGACCAAAAGGTCGAGCATTTGAATGACGATTTTGTCGGTCCGGGAATAAGCCCTGAGGTCGCCGATCCCCGGCATTTTTTCGAGATCGCCAAAAAAGCGCATATCGGCGTCTTGGGTTCGCAACTGGGCTTGATCGCCAAATATGCCGACCTCTGCCCAAAAGTGCCGCTGATCATTAAAGCTAATTCCAAAACAAATATCATCAAAAAAACCGAGCGTGACCCGTTTTCCAACCGCTGGCTGGCCATGGAAGATATTATTGATTTTAAAAAAGATTCCGGCCTGAACATCGTCGGCGTCGGCTACACCGTCTATATCGGCAGCGAATTCGAATCCGAATCTTTCGGCCAGGCGGCGCGTATCATTTATAAAGCGCACCAGGAAGGCATGCTGGCGATCGTTTGGATGTATCCCCGCGGCAAAGCCGTCAAAGACGAGACTGATATTCATCTTTTAGCCGGCGGCGCGGGCGTGGCCGTCTGTCTGGGCGCCGATTTCGTAAAGATCAGCTATCCTTATGACAAACCGACGATCGAAACCGCCAAAAAATTCCGCGAAGTGGTGACGGCGGCCGGGCGTTCCCAGGTCATTCCGATCGGCGGTTCCAAGATGCCGGAAAAGAAATTCTTGCAGCAAATCCATAATCAAATCAATATCTCCGGCACCCGCGGCGTCGCTGTCGGCCGCAATATTTTTCAGCGCCCGCTTGAGGAAGCGATCCGCATGGCCGACGCCATCGCGGCGGTCACGCTTTATGATTACCCGGTGGAAAAAGCCTACAAAATTTTTCTGGGCAAAGACAAGCTGATCGGAAAGAAACGTCCCGCGCTCTCATCAATCAAAGAAATCCTCAATACGCCATTGCTATAA
- the ftsZ gene encoding cell division protein FtsZ, producing MAEIKPLAETFAKIKVVGVGGGGGAAIQRMIEKEIRGVDFIAINTDVQALHYNKAGDKLHIGKSVTRGLGAGMNPELGRQAAEESQNEVRDVLKGSDMVFITCGLGGGTGTGAAPVVAEIARDLGALTVAVVTRPFSFEGGQRKAIAERGFAELADKVDTIITINNDKLLQIIDKKTSLMEAFSVADDVLRQGVQGIAEIITIPGLINVDFADVRAVMQNAGSALMGIGQASGENRAIEAAKAAINSTLLDMSIDGARGIVFTITGGTNLGMNEVSEAAKVITASADSEAKIIFGAVIDERLKDEIKVTVVATGFDGQARDISGKQMRTAYTPNSFIAEKEDKSRGWFGGKSDNTSDTMKKSKISPVKMAQEELPDEESEEGELGIPAFIRKKMK from the coding sequence ATGGCTGAAATAAAACCATTGGCCGAAACATTCGCCAAGATCAAAGTCGTGGGCGTGGGCGGCGGCGGCGGAGCCGCGATCCAAAGAATGATCGAAAAAGAGATCAGAGGCGTGGATTTTATTGCCATCAATACCGATGTGCAGGCTTTGCATTACAATAAAGCCGGCGATAAATTGCATATTGGCAAATCGGTTACCAGAGGTCTGGGAGCGGGAATGAATCCGGAATTGGGCCGGCAGGCGGCGGAAGAATCGCAGAATGAGGTCAGGGATGTTTTAAAAGGCTCGGATATGGTGTTTATTACCTGCGGTTTGGGCGGCGGAACCGGTACGGGAGCGGCGCCGGTAGTGGCGGAGATCGCCCGGGATCTGGGCGCGCTGACCGTGGCGGTCGTGACCAGGCCCTTTTCTTTTGAAGGCGGACAGCGCAAGGCGATCGCCGAGCGCGGCTTTGCCGAACTGGCTGATAAGGTTGATACGATCATCACCATCAACAATGATAAATTATTGCAGATCATCGATAAGAAAACTTCTTTGATGGAAGCTTTTTCGGTAGCGGACGATGTGTTGCGCCAGGGCGTCCAGGGCATTGCCGAGATCATCACTATTCCCGGCTTGATCAACGTTGACTTTGCCGATGTCCGGGCGGTGATGCAAAATGCCGGCTCGGCTTTGATGGGCATCGGCCAGGCGTCGGGCGAAAATCGGGCGATTGAGGCGGCCAAGGCGGCGATCAATTCCACTTTGCTGGATATGTCGATCGACGGCGCGCGCGGGATCGTTTTTACCATTACCGGCGGAACCAATCTGGGCATGAACGAAGTTTCCGAGGCCGCGAAGGTGATTACCGCTTCGGCCGATTCTGAAGCCAAGATAATTTTTGGCGCGGTAATTGACGAGCGATTAAAAGATGAAATAAAAGTTACGGTCGTGGCCACCGGTTTTGACGGCCAGGCGCGGGATATTTCCGGCAAACAAATGCGCACTGCTTATACGCCTAATTCCTTTATCGCGGAGAAGGAAGACAAAAGCCGCGGCTGGTTCGGCGGCAAGTCTGATAATACGTCCGATACAATGAAGAAAAGCAAGATCTCGCCGGTAAAAATGGCCCAGGAAGAATTGCCGGACGAAGAATCGGAAGAAGGCGAACTCGGCATCCCGGCGTTTATTAGGAAGAAAATGAAATAG
- a CDS encoding prepilin peptidase, translated as MIYYFIFISFLFGAVIGSFTNCFVWRLHENETLWDRSYCPKCRKMIAWFDNIPVLSFFVLGGRCRQCGKRISWQYPLVEFTTACFFALSFYLLAKNIIGGGSLSDNLYLLSGNAFILSLVKDWLLIFTLTVIFIYDCRWYLIPDKVVIPGALIIFLLNLFLGYNWLVLLICALVGGSFFLLQFLVSRGKWVGGGDIRLGILLGFSTGRYAELVLAILLTYFIGSVIGTLLVIFGKKHWSSKVPLGVFMAPALLITLFWGPEIVNWYLNLFWAFP; from the coding sequence ATGATTTATTATTTTATATTCATTTCATTTTTGTTCGGCGCCGTGATCGGCAGTTTTACCAATTGTTTTGTCTGGCGTCTGCATGAAAATGAGACCTTGTGGGACCGGTCTTATTGCCCCAAATGCCGGAAAATGATCGCCTGGTTCGATAATATTCCGGTCTTAAGTTTTTTCGTCTTAGGCGGACGCTGCCGGCAGTGCGGGAAGAGAATATCCTGGCAATATCCGCTGGTGGAATTTACTACCGCCTGCTTTTTTGCCCTGTCTTTTTATCTCTTGGCTAAAAATATCATTGGCGGAGGAAGTTTATCCGATAATCTTTATCTTCTTTCCGGCAACGCCTTTATCTTGTCCTTGGTCAAAGATTGGTTGCTAATCTTTACTTTAACGGTGATCTTTATTTATGATTGCCGCTGGTATCTTATTCCGGACAAAGTGGTCATTCCCGGGGCTTTGATAATCTTTCTGCTTAATCTTTTTTTAGGCTATAATTGGTTAGTATTGTTGATTTGTGCGCTGGTGGGTGGCAGTTTTTTCCTCCTGCAATTTTTGGTTTCGCGGGGAAAATGGGTCGGAGGAGGGGATATTCGCCTGGGAATTCTTTTAGGATTTTCCACCGGGCGTTACGCGGAATTGGTCCTGGCGATATTACTTACCTATTTTATCGGTTCGGTCATCGGTACATTATTGGTGATTTTTGGCAAGAAACATTGGAGTTCCAAGGTGCCCCTGGGGGTTTTTATGGCCCCGGCCTTGCTTATTACCTTGTTCTGGGGCCCCGAGATCGTCAATTGGTATCTTAATCTTTTCTGGGCATTTCCTTAA
- the atpE gene encoding ATP synthase F0 subunit C: protein MDAQTFKLLAAGLAIGLGAIGPGIGQGMIAAKALEAIGRNPEANSKITPLMFIGLAIVESLAIYALVIAFLVLFLF, encoded by the coding sequence ATGGATGCACAAACATTTAAACTCTTAGCTGCTGGTTTGGCCATCGGTTTGGGAGCCATCGGTCCCGGCATCGGCCAGGGCATGATCGCCGCCAAAGCCCTGGAAGCTATCGGCCGCAATCCGGAAGCCAACTCCAAGATCACGCCGTTGATGTTCATCGGTTTGGCGATCGTCGAATCTTTGGCCATTTACGCCCTGGTCATCGCCTTCCTGGTCCTCTTCCTTTTCTAA
- the rplL gene encoding 50S ribosomal protein L7/L12 encodes MEDKKIEVPAKFEKLVAEIEKMSVLDLAELVKILEEKFGVSASAPVMAVAAGAAAAAPEEEKDSFNVELTEAGPNKIAVIKAVRTVTVLGLKEAKDLVDGAPKMVKEGAKKEEAESIKKTLEAAGAKVTLK; translated from the coding sequence ATGGAAGACAAGAAGATCGAAGTTCCGGCCAAGTTTGAAAAATTGGTTGCGGAAATCGAAAAGATGAGCGTTTTGGACTTAGCCGAATTGGTTAAGATTCTCGAAGAAAAGTTCGGCGTTTCCGCTTCCGCCCCGGTAATGGCGGTAGCTGCCGGCGCGGCCGCGGCTGCCCCGGAGGAAGAGAAAGATTCTTTTAATGTCGAATTGACAGAAGCCGGCCCTAATAAGATCGCCGTCATCAAGGCGGTCAGAACCGTCACTGTGCTTGGTTTGAAAGAAGCCAAGGATCTGGTGGACGGAGCTCCGAAGATGGTGAAGGAAGGCGCCAAGAAGGAAGAAGCCGAATCCATCAAGAAGACCCTGGAAGCGGCCGGCGCGAAAGTGACTCTCAAATAG
- the atpF gene encoding F0F1 ATP synthase subunit B: MKIFSAFGLDIKILIAQLINFGILLFILWKFAYKPMFKILDDRKKKIETGIENAVKAEEKLKEMGEEEKRVIIEAKREAAKFLEQAQKDAEESRKKSIEKTKEEIGQMINKEKEDMRMEKAEVLKSINREVADLVVATVEKVLVEKMDGKKDEELIKKAIKEVEKK; this comes from the coding sequence ATGAAAATATTTTCCGCTTTCGGTTTAGACATCAAGATCCTCATCGCCCAATTGATCAACTTCGGCATTTTGCTTTTTATTTTGTGGAAGTTCGCTTACAAGCCGATGTTCAAGATTTTGGATGACCGCAAGAAAAAGATCGAAACCGGCATTGAGAACGCGGTTAAAGCTGAAGAAAAACTAAAAGAGATGGGCGAGGAAGAGAAAAGAGTGATAATTGAAGCCAAACGCGAAGCTGCCAAATTTTTAGAACAGGCCCAAAAAGACGCCGAGGAAAGCCGTAAAAAGTCGATCGAGAAAACCAAAGAAGAGATCGGCCAGATGATCAATAAGGAAAAAGAAGATATGCGGATGGAAAAGGCGGAAGTCCTGAAAAGCATCAACCGCGAAGTGGCCGACCTGGTCGTTGCGACGGTGGAGAAAGTTCTGGTTGAAAAAATGGATGGTAAAAAAGATGAAGAATTAATTAAAAAAGCAATTAAGGAAGTTGAAAAGAAGTAA
- the ftsA gene encoding cell division protein FtsA, with amino-acid sequence MKEDSIVGLDIGSTEVRLVLGQRNEQNGGRLQIIGAISSPSEGISKGMVKSIDDTTSSVSSLLEKAERLIGLPIGAVYVSVNDPYIKCEKSKGVVAVGKSNGEISQEDVERAIEAARTLSMPPNYEILHVIPIKFTVDNQEDVKDPIGMSGIRLEVEALIVQGMTSQIKNLTKAIYRTGLNIDDLVLSSLALGEAVLSPKQKDLGVAVAGIGASTTTLAVYEEGKLIHAAVIPIGSEHITSDIAIGLRCPINLAERVKIEYGNAVPKNFSGKEEVDISELAKEEEVEDDIKEISKKYVAEIIEARAEEIFDRLDEQLKKIDRSGLLPAGIVLAGGGAKLAGLVEVAKDRLRLPASVGICRNAEIIFDKVNDSKYLTALGLVIWGNSFMTKRVTRGAWGGLSNFWEDTNKKIKDIFSRFAP; translated from the coding sequence ATGAAAGAGGATTCAATTGTCGGTTTAGATATCGGTTCCACTGAAGTCAGGCTGGTGCTGGGACAGAGGAATGAGCAAAATGGCGGCCGCTTGCAGATAATCGGGGCGATTTCCTCGCCCTCCGAAGGCATTAGCAAAGGAATGGTTAAAAGTATCGATGATACCACTTCTTCGGTTTCTTCGCTTTTGGAAAAAGCCGAGCGTTTGATCGGTTTGCCGATCGGCGCGGTCTATGTCAGCGTCAATGATCCTTATATCAAGTGTGAGAAAAGCAAAGGCGTGGTGGCAGTCGGCAAAAGCAATGGCGAGATCAGCCAGGAAGACGTGGAGCGGGCGATCGAAGCGGCGCGCACCTTGAGCATGCCGCCGAATTACGAAATACTTCATGTCATTCCCATAAAATTCACGGTTGATAATCAGGAAGACGTTAAAGATCCGATCGGCATGAGCGGCATTCGCCTCGAAGTCGAGGCCTTGATCGTGCAGGGGATGACCAGCCAGATTAAAAATTTGACTAAGGCGATCTATCGCACCGGATTAAACATCGATGATCTGGTTTTATCTTCCTTGGCGTTAGGCGAGGCGGTCTTGAGTCCCAAGCAAAAAGATTTGGGCGTGGCCGTTGCCGGCATCGGCGCTTCCACCACTACCCTGGCTGTTTATGAAGAAGGGAAATTGATCCATGCCGCGGTCATCCCGATCGGGAGCGAACATATCACTTCCGATATTGCCATCGGGTTGCGCTGTCCGATCAATTTGGCCGAACGGGTAAAGATCGAATATGGCAATGCCGTGCCCAAGAATTTTTCCGGCAAAGAAGAAGTGGATATTTCCGAGCTGGCCAAAGAAGAAGAAGTGGAAGATGATATCAAAGAAATCTCCAAAAAATATGTCGCGGAAATAATTGAAGCCCGGGCCGAAGAGATTTTCGACCGTCTTGATGAACAATTGAAAAAGATCGACCGTTCGGGACTCTTGCCGGCCGGCATTGTTTTAGCGGGCGGCGGCGCGAAATTGGCTGGTTTAGTCGAGGTAGCCAAAGATCGGTTGCGCCTGCCGGCCAGCGTGGGCATTTGCCGCAATGCCGAGATCATCTTCGATAAAGTCAATGATTCTAAATATTTAACCGCTCTGGGTTTGGTGATCTGGGGAAACTCTTTCATGACTAAAAGAGTCACGCGAGGCGCTTGGGGGGGCTTAAGTAATTTTTGGGAAGATACTAATAAAAAAATCAAGGATATTTTTTCTCGCTTTGCTCCGTGA